One stretch of Prionailurus viverrinus isolate Anna chromosome C1, UM_Priviv_1.0, whole genome shotgun sequence DNA includes these proteins:
- the TMEM35B gene encoding transmembrane protein 35B isoform X3, translating into MALGLAALRVLLGGFFALTGAAKLSGQISAPASEQMKALFVQFAEVFPLKVFGYQPDPMGYQEAVGWLEDLLAGLLLVLGPPMLQEISNLLLTLLMMGAIFTLASLKESLKHLHPAVICLGLLLLLDICQL; encoded by the exons ATGGCGCTCGGGCTCGCCGCTCTGCGCGTCCTGCTGGGTGGCTTCTTCGCGCTCACGGGGGCGGCCAAGCTCTCGGGGCAGATCTCGGCTCCAGCGTCCGAGCAGATG AAAGCCCTGTTTGTGCAGTTTGCTGAGGTGTTCCCGTTGAAGGTGTTCGGCTATCAGCCAGATCCCATGGGCTATCAAGAGGCTGTGGGCTGGCTGGAAGACCTGCTGGCTGGGCTGCTGCTGGTCCTGGGCCCACCGATGCTGCAAGAGATCAGTAACTTGCTTTTGACCCTGCTCATGATGG GAGCCATCTTCACTCTGGCATCTCTGAAAGAGTCACTGAAACACCTACATCCAGCAGTCATCTGCCTggggctcctgctgctgctggatATCTGCCAGCTCTGA
- the TMEM35B gene encoding transmembrane protein 35B isoform X1 has protein sequence MALGLAALRVLLGGFFALTGAAKLSGQISAPASEQMNQEPSLLYSIFHGLWTRTGPADVPRQLLLQRSDDFRLFWIPWPCVTIAATTATPPPRTCFPSLRLPSFSDLSHTSTFPPEPSSLWHL, from the exons ATGGCGCTCGGGCTCGCCGCTCTGCGCGTCCTGCTGGGTGGCTTCTTCGCGCTCACGGGGGCGGCCAAGCTCTCGGGGCAGATCTCGGCTCCAGCGTCCGAGCAGATG aaCCAGGAGCCCTCCCTGCTGTACTCTATTTTCCATGGCCTTTGGACTAGGACAG GACCTGCTGATGTACCAAGACAGCTGCTGCTTCAAAGATCAGACGACTTCAGACTCTTCTGGATCCCCTGGCCTTGTGTCACCATTGCTGCCACcactgccacccctcccccccggaCTTGCTTTCCATCTCTGAGGCTTCCCTCATTTTCGGATCTTTCCCATACCTCCACCTTCCCTCCG GAGCCATCTTCACTCTGGCATCTCTGA
- the TMEM35B gene encoding transmembrane protein 35B isoform X2, whose amino-acid sequence MALGLAALRVLLGGFFALTGAAKLSGQISAPASEQMKALFVQFAEVFPLKVFGYQPDPMGYQEAVGWLEDLLAGLLLVLGPPMLQEISNLLLTLLMMEPGALPAVLYFPWPLD is encoded by the exons ATGGCGCTCGGGCTCGCCGCTCTGCGCGTCCTGCTGGGTGGCTTCTTCGCGCTCACGGGGGCGGCCAAGCTCTCGGGGCAGATCTCGGCTCCAGCGTCCGAGCAGATG AAAGCCCTGTTTGTGCAGTTTGCTGAGGTGTTCCCGTTGAAGGTGTTCGGCTATCAGCCAGATCCCATGGGCTATCAAGAGGCTGTGGGCTGGCTGGAAGACCTGCTGGCTGGGCTGCTGCTGGTCCTGGGCCCACCGATGCTGCAAGAGATCAGTAACTTGCTTTTGACCCTGCTCATGATGG aaCCAGGAGCCCTCCCTGCTGTACTCTATTTTCCATGGCCTTTGGACTAG
- the LOC125171771 gene encoding platelet-activating factor receptor-like, whose protein sequence is MNGSVGDPGVGGCSPWDDPARFIVVPTAYALALGLGLPANVAALAVFVRSGRRLGQALRLYLLNLALADVLFTLTLPLWLTYYLGPAHWPFPEAACRAAGAAYYVATYAAVAFAALISVCRCGSVRGPRPRAAGRLALRRRGPARAACAAAWLAGLACAAPSLAAPHALRPGPGGAARCLEHGWARAGLAYATVAFFAAAFLLVLAAYVSLARALAAPSGPGPAPAGPHRRAARTMVLGLLLVFALCLAPYHLLLAPWVAGREGAAGSDGGGCRAASTLDVLHTLSLALLSLNSCLDPLIYCFSVRRFRQDCWTLGCRLGVRAPGAHAASLASSR, encoded by the coding sequence ATGAACGGCAGTGTTGGGGACCCGGGTGTCGGCGGCTGCAGCCCCTGGGACGACCCTGCTCGCTTCATCGTGGTGCCCACTGCCTACGCCCTGGCTCTGGGTCTGGGGCTGCCGGCCAACGTGGCCGCCCTGGCGGTGTTCGTCCGCAGCGGCAGGCGCCTGGGCCAGGCCCTGCGGCTCTACCTTCTCAACCTGGCCCTGGCCGACGTGCTCTTCACGCTCACGCTGCCGCTGTGGCTCACCTACTACCTGGGCCCGGCCCACTGGCCCTTCCCGGAGGCCGCCTGCCGCGCGGCCGGCGCGGCCTACTACGTGGCCACCTACGCGGCCGTGGCCTTCGCCGCGCTCATCAGCGTGTGCCGCTGCGGCTCGGTGCGCGGGCCCCGGCCCAGGGCGGCCGGCCGCCTCGCGCTGCGCCGCCGGGGCCCCGCGCGCGCCGCCTGCGCCGCCGCCTGGCTGGCCGGCCTGGCCTGCGCCGCGCCCTCGTTGGCCGCGCCGCACGCGCTGCGCCCGGGTCCGGGCGGTGCCGCTCGCTGCCTGGAGCACGGCTGGGCGCGCGCCGGCCTGGCCTACGCCACCGTGGCCTTCTTCGCCGCCGCCTTCCTGCTGGTGCTCGCGGCCTACGTGAGCCTGGCGCGGGCGCTCGCGGCCCCCTcgggccccggcccggcccccgccgGCCCGCACCGGCGCGCGGCCAGGACCATGGTCCTGGGGCTCCTGCTGGTCTTCGCCCTCTGCCTGGCGCCCTACCACCTCCTGCTGGCTCCCTGGGTGGCCGGGCGGGAGGGAGCCGCGGGCAGCGACGGCGGCGGGTGCCGCGCCGCCTCCACGCTCGACGTCCTGCACACCCTCAGCCTGGCGCTGCTGAGCCTCAACAGCTGCCTGGACCCGCTCATCTACTGCTTCTCCGTGCGCCGCTTCCGCCAGGACTGCTGGACGCTGGGCTGCCGCCTTGGGGTGAGGGCTCCCGGTGCACACGCggcctccctggcctcctcccGCTGA